From one Lycium barbarum isolate Lr01 chromosome 6, ASM1917538v2, whole genome shotgun sequence genomic stretch:
- the LOC132644155 gene encoding uncharacterized protein LOC132644155 translates to MKTLFWNIRSVNLQQAFHRVQMLHRHHKFSIIALMEPFQHVRHIQGFRRRLGMRYAHHNCNGKIWFFINDNIDVEVIQDTDQQITVKLNFQEDNKILMTTMIYAKCEALERISLWDNFYNLADQIEVPCLVGGNFNVIMHEDEKIGGLPVYPDEYEDFAYCVNSSELFEISFKGSLFTWWNGRAGRDCIFKRLDRMLTNSNLQDLFGYMEVDHLSKTGSDHAPLLLTCGNSSQHSVLSESSKATFGDIFKQLVVREDIVRVKEQLFEDDPSPANKMLI, encoded by the exons ATGAAGACTCTATTTTGGAATATCAGGTCTGTGAATTTACAGCAAGCTTTTCATAGAGTGCAAATGTTACATAGGCATCATAAATTCTCCATCATTGCTTTGATGGAACCATTTCAGCATGTTAGACACATTCAAGGATTTAGAAGGAGATTGGGCATGAGGTATGCACATCATAACTGCAATGGTAAAATTTGGTTCTTTATAAATGATAATATAGATGTAGAGGTGATTCAGGATACAGATCAACAGATTACAGTTAAGCTAAATTTTCAGGAGGATAATAAGATTCTTATGACTACTATGATTTATGCAAAATGTGAAGCATTGGAAAGAATTAGTCTTTGGGATAATTTTTATAACCTGGCTGATCAAATAGAAGTGCCCTGTCTTGTGGGAGGGAATTTCAATGTCATTATGCATGAAGATGAGAAAATAGGGGGTCTGCCAGTTTATCCAGATGAGTATGAAGATTTTGCATATTGTGTGAATTCAAGTGAactatttgaaatttcttttaaagGGAGCTtattcacatggtggaatggtagagctgGTAGAGATTGTATTTTTAAAAGGTTGGATAGAATGCTCACTAATTCAAATCTACAGGATTTGTTTGGTTACATGGAAGTTGATCATTTATCCAAAACTGGTTCTGACCATGCTCCTCTTCTACTTACTTGTGGAAATTCATCTCAACAT TCTGTTTTATCAGAATCAAGTAAAGCTACATTTGGGGATATCTTCAAGCAACTGGTAGTAAGGGAAGATATTGTGAGAGTTAAAGAACAACTTTTTGAAGATGATCCTTCTCCTGCAAACAAGATGCTGATCTAA
- the LOC132644156 gene encoding uncharacterized protein LOC132644156, with protein sequence MHYEEEFWRQKSHFTCFSEGDRNTRFFHNMVNGRRKRLQVKRMKKQDGSWIEGENALAEETTQFYHHHFTEEDISSDFSLLQHVPNMVTQEKNQILTSIPTLEDVKNAVFDLSGDSSGKCIIENVLLTQEVVSDVRLRGKPANVVLKLDMAKDYDRVSWDFLARVLRKMGFAEVFIDMIWRLIANNWYSILFNGQASGFFHSTRCVKQGDPLSPALFILSAEVLSRALNSLFEDNGFRSYGMPKWSANLNHLAYVDDTIIFSSADDNSLQLIMGILQEYE encoded by the exons ATGCATTATGAGGAGGAGTTTTGGAGACAAAAATCTCATTTTACTTGCTTCTCTGAGGGGGATAGGAATACAAGGTTTTTCCACAATATGGTAAATGGTAGAAGGAAAAGACTGCAGGTCAAAAGGATGAAAAAGCAAGATGGAAGTTGGATTGAGGGGGAAAATGCTCTAGCTGAGGAAACAACTCAattttatcatcatcattttaCAGAGGAGGATATCTCCTCAGATTTCTCATTGCTGCAACATGTTCCTAATATGGTTACTCAGGAGAAAAACCAGATACTTACCAGCATTCCAACTCTAGAAGATGTTAAGAATGCAGTGTTTGATCTATCAGGAGATAGCTCAG GGAAGTGTATCATTGAGAATGTACTTTTAACTCAAGAGGTGGTTTCAGATGTAAGACTTAGGGGAAAACCAGCTAATGTGGTGCTTAAACTGGACATGGCTAAGGActatgatagagtatcatggGATTTTTTGGCAAGAGTTCTGAGGAAAATGGGATTTGCAGAAGTATTTATAGATATGATATGGAGATTGATAGCAAACAATTGgtattcaattctattcaatgGACAGGCTTCTGGATTTTTCCATTCAACAAGATGTGTTAAGCAAGGAGATCCACTCTCTCCTGCTTTGTTTATTTTGTCTGCAGAAGTATTGTCTAGAGCATTGAACTCTTTATTTGAGGACAATGGCTTTAGAAGCTATGgaatgcctaaatggagtgcTAATTTGAATCATCTTGCCTATGTAGATGATACTATTATATTTTCATCTGCAGATGATAATTCATTACAGCTGATCATGGGAATATTACAGGAGTATGAGTAG